A single region of the Pontibacter kalidii genome encodes:
- a CDS encoding glycosyltransferase produces the protein MKKLNIHIYPSQFKFESRILKITESLINHNIIDEVVILALPGDSLPEWEIIDEKRKVWRPAFFNFGLQKGIILKLLFLTQYILKASYFVLRHPVKVVNSHSVNDLPLSYWLSFLSGSKLIYDPHELETEKKGLKRLAQKIYRVVERIFIHKTHHVFVVSDNIKLWYLKRYALSDEKVSVVKNIPKAFEAPPASNKFSVLLGLDSNAIKFIYQGGLFSGRGIPILLEAFSGVDPNKHLIIMGYGELENEVRDFSKKFQNIHYVPAVPPNEVLSYSCSADVGIALIENICLSYYYCMPNKLYEYYLAGIPSIVSNFPDMAQFIEEAKCGWTVDVKACEFKDLINRISKEDIDGVKSLITQHNNKLSWANEENKLITPYLSI, from the coding sequence ATGAAAAAGCTTAACATACATATTTACCCTTCACAGTTTAAGTTCGAAAGCCGAATCTTAAAAATAACAGAATCGCTCATCAACCATAACATTATTGATGAAGTTGTTATTCTTGCGCTTCCAGGGGACTCTTTGCCTGAGTGGGAAATCATTGATGAAAAAAGAAAGGTTTGGAGACCAGCCTTTTTCAACTTTGGTTTACAGAAAGGTATAATATTAAAACTTTTGTTTCTGACCCAATATATACTAAAGGCCTCATACTTCGTTCTTCGACACCCAGTAAAGGTCGTTAATTCCCATAGTGTTAACGATTTACCCCTATCCTACTGGCTTAGTTTCCTATCTGGATCAAAGCTTATTTATGATCCGCATGAACTGGAGACTGAAAAGAAGGGTCTGAAACGATTAGCTCAGAAAATTTACAGAGTGGTAGAACGGATCTTTATACATAAAACACATCATGTATTTGTAGTTTCAGATAACATCAAACTTTGGTATCTAAAACGGTATGCCCTATCTGATGAAAAGGTTTCGGTTGTGAAGAATATCCCAAAAGCCTTCGAAGCTCCTCCGGCTAGTAACAAATTCTCTGTTCTGCTTGGCTTAGATAGTAATGCCATAAAGTTCATCTATCAAGGTGGGCTTTTCTCAGGAAGGGGGATTCCCATACTTTTAGAGGCCTTTAGTGGCGTTGACCCAAACAAACACTTGATTATTATGGGCTATGGGGAGCTTGAGAACGAAGTAAGAGATTTCTCTAAAAAATTTCAAAATATACATTATGTGCCGGCTGTTCCTCCTAATGAGGTATTATCTTACTCCTGTAGTGCTGATGTTGGAATAGCATTGATCGAAAACATTTGCCTTAGTTATTATTACTGTATGCCCAACAAATTGTATGAGTACTATTTAGCGGGCATCCCCTCCATTGTGAGCAACTTTCCAGACATGGCACAGTTTATAGAAGAAGCCAAGTGTGGTTGGACTGTTGATGTTAAAGCCTGTGAATTTAAGGACTTAATCAACCGTATCTCCAAGGAGGATATAGACGGGGTGAAATCTCTCATAACGCAACACAACAATAAGTTGTCCTGGGCAAACGAAGAGAACAAATTAATTACGCCCTATTTAAGTATCTAA
- a CDS encoding GumK N-terminal domain-containing glycosyltransferase yields MKSELTKTTMPRITLITGHYVSSKRKAGFHHLAKAYEELGYEVLFFTAPVSKLHQLKGDHITQYAIKEEANQMIAKGGLHSYVHYTPWHVANTRFRLTNALTAAIVPYYANFPIAKEALSFIKSSSYIVFESTPGLLLFDKVKKLNPGAKYIYRVSDDLRFLQVHPALIKYEAKVLPSFDVVSIVSAHFFNLFKQKNVRLHYHGIDKQTYDQPHVNPYPAGSTNLVFIGNAYFDRDFLETASTLFPDAKFHIIGPIQGLPKHPNIIAYGEMPFYETVGYIKYADVGLHTLHRARGAEAFTDTLKVHQYTYCQLPIVAPSFLKTNRKHAFYYTPGNAATIQTSLENALGFLHDEVDNSNVLDWKELAQKLIKE; encoded by the coding sequence ATGAAATCAGAGCTTACTAAGACAACCATGCCTAGAATTACATTAATAACAGGACATTATGTAAGTTCGAAAAGGAAAGCGGGTTTTCATCATCTGGCAAAAGCATATGAGGAGTTGGGATATGAAGTACTTTTCTTTACTGCCCCAGTTAGCAAATTACATCAGCTTAAGGGAGATCATATCACGCAGTATGCTATCAAGGAAGAGGCAAACCAAATGATAGCAAAGGGAGGCTTGCATAGCTACGTCCATTATACACCATGGCATGTTGCAAACACGCGCTTCAGGTTGACCAATGCTCTTACCGCTGCTATAGTACCTTATTATGCTAATTTCCCAATAGCCAAAGAGGCTCTTTCCTTTATTAAGAGCAGCTCTTATATCGTGTTTGAAAGCACTCCAGGCCTATTGCTCTTCGATAAGGTTAAAAAGCTGAATCCAGGTGCAAAGTACATATATAGGGTCTCAGATGACCTTCGCTTTCTACAGGTCCATCCAGCGCTGATTAAATATGAAGCAAAAGTGCTTCCCTCCTTTGACGTGGTAAGTATAGTCAGCGCTCATTTTTTTAATCTTTTTAAACAAAAGAATGTCCGGCTGCATTATCATGGGATAGATAAGCAAACTTATGATCAGCCACATGTAAACCCCTATCCAGCAGGATCAACCAACTTAGTCTTTATTGGAAATGCATACTTCGATAGAGACTTCCTCGAAACCGCCTCCACTTTGTTTCCAGATGCAAAGTTTCATATTATCGGTCCTATACAAGGTTTGCCCAAACATCCGAACATTATAGCCTATGGAGAGATGCCCTTCTATGAAACAGTAGGCTACATCAAATACGCCGATGTAGGCCTTCATACATTACACAGGGCAAGAGGAGCAGAAGCGTTTACTGATACCCTCAAAGTGCATCAGTATACTTACTGCCAGTTACCGATTGTTGCACCAAGCTTCTTAAAGACAAACAGGAAACATGCTTTCTATTACACGCCTGGAAATGCAGCTACGATACAAACTTCTCTTGAGAATGCCCTTGGTTTCCTGCATGATGAGGTAGACAACTCAAACGTACTGGACTGGAAGGAGCTGGCACAAAAATTAATTAAGGAGTAA
- a CDS encoding AglZ/HisF2 family acetamidino modification protein gives MLKARVIPCLLLKGGGGLVKTKKFGSPTYIGDPINAVKIYNEKEVDELMFLDITASKEQRGPNFSFLKDIATECFIPLCYGGGITKTDEIRKLLRIGIEKVSLNSVNFTNPGLISEAVKLFGSSTIVGSMDVKMNLFRKLRVFNSKTRDTTKLDPIEYALSLESRGAGEILLNAVDRDGMLAGYDYELIKKITDAVKVPVIACGGASKLEDIERVVKYSGASAAAAGSLFVYQGGNKGVLINYPNYQQLEEILN, from the coding sequence GTGTTAAAAGCTAGAGTAATCCCCTGTTTACTCCTCAAAGGTGGAGGGGGGTTAGTTAAAACAAAAAAGTTTGGGTCACCAACCTATATCGGAGATCCTATCAATGCAGTTAAGATATACAATGAAAAAGAGGTTGATGAACTTATGTTTCTCGACATCACTGCAAGTAAGGAGCAAAGAGGCCCTAACTTTAGTTTTCTTAAGGATATTGCCACAGAATGCTTTATCCCCTTGTGCTATGGTGGAGGCATCACAAAAACAGATGAAATCAGGAAACTATTGCGCATAGGCATTGAGAAAGTCTCCCTTAACTCTGTGAACTTTACAAATCCAGGCTTGATTTCTGAAGCCGTAAAATTATTTGGGAGCTCTACAATCGTTGGCTCTATGGATGTAAAGATGAACCTGTTTAGAAAGCTGCGAGTTTTTAATTCTAAAACAAGAGACACTACCAAGCTGGATCCGATTGAGTACGCTCTCTCCCTAGAAAGCCGGGGCGCGGGAGAAATCCTGCTTAACGCTGTCGATAGGGATGGAATGCTAGCTGGGTATGACTATGAATTGATAAAAAAGATAACCGATGCAGTAAAAGTACCTGTAATAGCATGCGGAGGTGCCTCAAAGCTAGAGGACATAGAACGCGTTGTTAAATATTCCGGTGCTTCTGCAGCCGCTGCCGGAAGCCTTTTCGTTTACCAGGGTGGCAACAAAGGCGTACTTATCAACTACCCGAATTATCAACAACTCGAGGAAATTCTTAATTAA
- the asnB gene encoding asparagine synthase (glutamine-hydrolyzing) — protein MCGIGGAINFKRSEISLETIQNIGSAIEHRGPDDFGFYFAAGGEKVLTREIKDGFDFNVAFLHRRLSILDLSERGWQPMQTLNKRYTITYNGEVYNYIELRDLLMAKGYQFQTETDTEVILYAYETWGVKCLEYFNGMFAFAIHDTVKNEVFLARDPFGIKPLYYAVNNNFFLFCSEIKGLVAETKVNKKINAAKLQEYLAYGWTNHSSETIYSDICEFPAAHYAIIPAAKSEAIKPKPYWSLENIEVRNISFQDAASRVEEIFYNNIKIHLRSDVEVGYTLSGGLDSSSVICIADKILPERKKHAFSYIPNYEEKSEKKWIDIVNAKVGSVPYFTEPSEATFISEIEKIIALQDEPFGGTSIYAQYKVFELVKENNIKVVLDGQGADEIFAGYIHYFSDRAMSILQKDGINAYIAFIRKIDPLLNVSKLRLILKGVAKILPWDMQKRLEKRYLSHTERFFETKAIDANDITFTAPNFGDNYLKASLYKRLKHVGLPWLLRYQDRNSMAFSIEGRVPFLTKDLTEFVFSLPEDYILTNDGYTKQLMREGLKSYLPQEILKRKDKIGFETPERKWIKNSSSWVSEILNSRNNSHFGLKINELKAEFTKVFTNKANYTEEHWRYLNFLRWAEINKATL, from the coding sequence ATGTGCGGAATAGGTGGAGCAATAAATTTTAAACGGTCCGAAATTTCACTAGAGACCATACAAAACATCGGAAGTGCCATTGAGCATAGAGGTCCTGATGACTTTGGCTTCTACTTTGCTGCTGGAGGAGAAAAAGTGTTGACAAGAGAGATCAAAGATGGATTTGATTTCAACGTGGCCTTCCTTCACCGCAGACTATCAATCCTAGACTTATCTGAAAGAGGTTGGCAACCTATGCAGACGCTTAATAAAAGATACACTATTACATATAATGGTGAGGTCTACAATTACATTGAGTTGAGGGATCTTTTAATGGCGAAAGGCTATCAGTTTCAGACTGAAACTGACACAGAAGTAATTTTATATGCCTATGAAACGTGGGGCGTGAAATGTCTCGAATACTTTAATGGCATGTTTGCCTTTGCAATACATGATACAGTTAAGAACGAAGTCTTCCTGGCAAGAGACCCTTTCGGAATTAAGCCGCTTTATTACGCAGTAAACAATAACTTTTTCCTCTTTTGCTCCGAAATAAAAGGACTTGTTGCAGAGACTAAAGTAAATAAAAAGATCAACGCGGCCAAGTTGCAGGAATACTTGGCGTATGGGTGGACCAATCATTCTTCAGAAACTATATACAGCGATATTTGTGAGTTCCCAGCTGCACACTACGCCATTATACCAGCAGCTAAAAGTGAAGCTATAAAGCCAAAGCCCTACTGGTCCCTTGAAAATATTGAAGTACGCAATATTTCCTTCCAGGATGCTGCCAGTCGCGTTGAGGAGATTTTTTATAATAATATAAAAATACATCTGAGAAGCGATGTAGAAGTGGGCTATACTCTCTCAGGTGGTCTAGACTCCTCCTCAGTTATCTGTATTGCCGATAAGATTCTGCCAGAGCGAAAAAAACACGCCTTTAGCTATATTCCTAACTATGAGGAAAAAAGCGAAAAGAAGTGGATTGATATAGTAAACGCAAAAGTCGGAAGTGTACCCTACTTCACAGAACCATCAGAAGCAACCTTTATTTCGGAAATTGAAAAAATAATAGCGCTTCAGGATGAGCCTTTTGGAGGTACAAGCATCTACGCACAATACAAGGTATTCGAATTGGTGAAGGAGAATAACATCAAAGTAGTGCTTGACGGACAGGGGGCTGATGAAATTTTTGCAGGCTATATTCATTATTTCTCCGATAGAGCGATGTCTATACTTCAGAAGGATGGAATTAATGCATACATAGCATTTATCAGGAAAATTGACCCGCTTCTTAATGTATCAAAATTAAGGCTTATCCTGAAAGGCGTTGCTAAAATCCTCCCTTGGGATATGCAGAAACGTTTAGAGAAGCGCTACCTCTCTCATACTGAACGATTTTTTGAGACTAAGGCCATAGATGCAAATGATATAACCTTTACCGCCCCGAATTTCGGAGACAACTATCTAAAAGCCTCACTCTATAAACGACTCAAACATGTAGGTCTTCCTTGGCTGCTCCGGTATCAGGACAGGAACTCTATGGCGTTTTCCATAGAGGGACGTGTTCCTTTCCTGACAAAGGACCTAACTGAGTTTGTTTTCTCCTTGCCAGAGGATTATATCTTAACCAATGATGGTTATACAAAACAACTGATGCGTGAAGGCCTGAAGAGCTATTTACCTCAAGAAATCTTAAAAAGAAAAGACAAAATAGGCTTTGAGACTCCAGAACGAAAATGGATAAAGAACTCCTCCTCTTGGGTTTCGGAAATTTTAAACTCGCGTAATAACAGTCATTTCGGGCTCAAAATAAATGAGTTGAAGGCTGAGTTTACCAAGGTTTTTACTAATAAAGCTAACTACACTGAGGAGCATTGGAGATACTTAAACTTCCTAAGGTGGGCTGAGATTAATAAAGCTACACTTTGA
- a CDS encoding O-antigen ligase family protein — protein sequence MPLLNFSLGSKHAGLQQYNLKVVLLGLFIGSVLFSRTISIGILGAYTILLFFSTSLKEKKERLLEHKAVLLLSLLFLLLALSLLYSQHNGLPYLEKELLLLILPLVIGSTNLNTSDVSGILRLYVISCLLFTLVSIVEAYQFYTLPTEHFSTQHLPHQLSDRIHAPYLSLLLVLANLSILLINNSRVRFFKADLVLCLYFSMFILVLSSRTALFCNLFLLVAYLYFRLAKQKKVGMYITFLAMLVIVIGLTFKNYAHFQERFAAITSAGYGVSERVTIYRASLSIIQEHPLTGVGIGDIQAELDKVYENWALPEHFFEFNPHNQYLHVTMAVGVIGLLLFLYLLLFPVYLAVKAKKPLFAAFYFIFILAFLTEVVLSRYWGVATFAFFYSAFTTYLIDQKNLAKPLNRSYTQLVPSDK from the coding sequence ATGCCATTACTAAATTTTAGTTTGGGGAGCAAACACGCTGGGCTACAGCAATACAACCTAAAGGTAGTCCTGTTGGGTTTGTTTATCGGGTCAGTTCTCTTTAGTCGTACCATAAGTATTGGTATACTTGGTGCTTACACCATTTTATTATTTTTTTCTACCTCGTTGAAGGAAAAAAAGGAACGTTTGTTAGAACATAAAGCAGTTCTCTTACTTTCTCTTTTATTCTTGTTGCTGGCATTAAGCCTACTCTACTCTCAGCACAATGGCCTGCCTTACCTTGAGAAAGAGCTTCTGCTTCTCATACTTCCTTTGGTCATTGGAAGTACCAATTTAAACACCAGCGATGTCAGTGGAATTCTTAGGTTGTATGTTATCAGTTGTCTGTTATTTACTTTGGTGAGCATCGTTGAAGCTTATCAATTCTACACGTTACCAACAGAGCACTTTTCAACTCAACATTTGCCACACCAGCTCTCAGACCGGATTCATGCGCCTTACCTATCCTTGCTGCTTGTACTGGCAAACCTCAGCATCCTGCTCATAAACAATAGCAGAGTACGTTTCTTCAAGGCTGATTTAGTGCTGTGTTTATACTTTAGTATGTTTATACTTGTACTATCATCCAGAACCGCCCTGTTCTGCAACCTGTTTCTTTTGGTCGCCTACCTTTATTTTAGATTAGCTAAACAGAAGAAGGTAGGGATGTACATAACCTTTCTTGCGATGCTGGTCATAGTTATTGGTTTAACATTTAAAAATTATGCTCATTTCCAGGAGAGATTTGCGGCTATTACTTCGGCGGGCTACGGAGTCTCCGAGAGGGTAACGATCTACAGGGCCAGTTTATCGATCATTCAGGAACATCCACTTACAGGGGTCGGTATTGGAGACATTCAGGCAGAGTTAGACAAGGTGTACGAGAATTGGGCACTTCCGGAGCACTTCTTTGAGTTTAACCCGCACAATCAGTATCTGCATGTAACAATGGCTGTGGGAGTAATAGGTCTGCTGTTATTTCTGTACTTGTTGCTCTTTCCCGTATACTTGGCTGTAAAGGCTAAGAAGCCTTTATTCGCCGCCTTTTATTTCATATTTATACTTGCTTTTCTAACAGAAGTGGTCCTGTCCAGGTATTGGGGAGTTGCAACTTTTGCTTTCTTCTATTCTGCTTTTACCACTTATTTAATAGACCAGAAAAACCTTGCTAAACCTCTAAACAGAAGTTATACGCAGCTTGTGCCCTCCGATAAATAG
- a CDS encoding N-acetyl sugar amidotransferase has product MKREVVTCVKCLMDSTDPDIHFNSGGICNYCLEAEETLPKYRYTDEQIGANIGRLLQHIKANRKGKYDCLIGISGGVDSSYVAHLAYKWKLTPLVVHFDNGWNSELAVSNINKILDKTGFDLQTYVIDWEEFKDLQRSFIKASVVDIEMLTDHAIVASMYRLAKENNIKCILSGTNYATEHGLPSAWVWQKVDLKNIQHIHKLFGRQPLKTFPTIGIYKSFLYKILHKLDFLEPLNIINYKKLEAMEVLEKEYGWRYYGGKHYESWFTKFYQAYILPQKFNIDKRKSHLSALIRNEEITLEQAREELAKPLYTVEDLTQEKEFILKKLEFTPEEFEEIMQAAPKRHDEYETSIHLRKKLSSLKEKFNF; this is encoded by the coding sequence ATGAAGAGAGAAGTAGTCACTTGTGTAAAATGCCTGATGGATTCCACGGATCCGGATATACATTTTAACTCTGGAGGTATTTGCAATTATTGCCTTGAGGCAGAAGAAACTCTCCCTAAATACAGGTACACAGATGAGCAAATAGGAGCGAACATCGGGCGCCTGCTACAACACATCAAAGCAAACAGAAAAGGAAAGTACGATTGCCTTATTGGCATCAGTGGAGGAGTAGACAGTTCTTATGTCGCCCACTTGGCTTACAAATGGAAGCTAACCCCCCTTGTTGTGCACTTTGATAATGGATGGAACTCAGAACTAGCTGTTTCCAACATTAACAAAATTCTGGACAAGACCGGCTTTGACTTGCAAACATATGTTATTGACTGGGAGGAATTTAAAGATTTACAAAGATCTTTCATCAAGGCTTCTGTTGTAGATATTGAGATGTTAACAGATCATGCTATTGTAGCATCAATGTACAGGTTAGCGAAGGAGAATAATATTAAGTGTATACTTTCCGGAACAAATTATGCTACCGAACATGGCTTGCCTTCCGCCTGGGTATGGCAGAAAGTTGACCTTAAAAATATTCAACACATCCATAAATTGTTTGGAAGACAACCGCTCAAAACCTTTCCTACGATAGGTATTTACAAATCATTCCTGTACAAGATACTGCACAAGCTGGATTTCCTGGAGCCTCTGAATATAATAAACTATAAAAAGCTGGAGGCGATGGAGGTTCTGGAGAAGGAATATGGATGGAGGTATTATGGTGGAAAGCACTATGAATCATGGTTTACAAAATTTTACCAGGCTTATATTCTGCCCCAGAAATTCAATATTGATAAGCGAAAGTCGCACCTATCCGCTCTTATACGGAACGAAGAGATTACCTTAGAGCAGGCTAGAGAGGAACTTGCTAAGCCGCTGTACACTGTTGAGGACCTGACACAAGAGAAGGAGTTCATTTTGAAAAAGCTAGAATTTACCCCTGAAGAGTTCGAAGAAATTATGCAAGCAGCTCCGAAGAGGCATGATGAATACGAAACTAGCATACATCTGCGCAAAAAGCTTTCTTCGTTGAAAGAGAAATTTAATTTCTAG
- a CDS encoding O-antigen polymerase, with amino-acid sequence MRVPIKINFSHPVLYAVGFVFLFTVPYLYPSIHFRYTKVFSPSVHLLISSFVALLVILSYYLSKISFAPNKLSSKPYIPYQFIWLCKAGLLVALLMNILIVLHAFAAYNGNILSAKESIEAFGGINILSQTYMFFLPPYIYYSYRQKKKHKLVLLVLGFVLLIRSVLMAERVAFLEFLVPVFVTYFLASERKLYVTKILKYFSLLLLFFMVLELSRQFYNQYILSGGEVNPWFALSWTLERFFAYYADTANKFYYSITHDLAFTTHHYLYPFERIISRIAPIDMEQPEVDYGEFRWVDFTNAGGLNMFYTDFGFFSIFAFVLLFVAFFKSFRSIQKGSLIALCLYPNLVTVILELARFVNLYNTRFFVPLVIFIIIYTLYKYLVLRFPKGGHEIQLNTIE; translated from the coding sequence ATGAGAGTACCTATAAAAATAAACTTTTCACATCCTGTATTGTATGCAGTAGGGTTTGTTTTCCTGTTTACTGTTCCATATCTGTATCCTTCCATTCACTTCAGGTATACCAAGGTGTTCTCCCCTTCCGTTCACCTGCTGATCAGTTCTTTCGTTGCTCTTCTGGTTATACTCTCCTATTATCTATCAAAAATTAGTTTTGCACCCAATAAGCTCAGCTCCAAACCTTATATACCTTACCAGTTTATTTGGTTATGTAAAGCTGGGCTCTTAGTCGCATTACTAATGAACATCTTGATAGTTCTACATGCTTTTGCTGCTTATAACGGGAATATCCTCAGTGCTAAAGAATCCATAGAAGCCTTTGGCGGGATTAATATACTGTCTCAAACTTATATGTTTTTCCTACCCCCTTATATATACTACTCTTACCGTCAAAAGAAAAAGCACAAGCTTGTACTGCTCGTCTTAGGGTTCGTTTTATTGATAAGATCCGTTTTGATGGCTGAAAGAGTGGCGTTCCTGGAATTTCTGGTGCCGGTTTTCGTCACTTACTTTCTGGCTTCAGAGAGGAAGCTTTATGTAACTAAAATTTTAAAGTATTTTTCTCTACTCCTCTTGTTCTTCATGGTACTAGAGCTTAGCAGACAGTTCTACAACCAATACATATTAAGCGGAGGAGAGGTAAACCCCTGGTTTGCCCTATCATGGACCTTAGAGCGCTTTTTTGCTTATTATGCTGACACTGCTAATAAGTTTTACTATTCCATCACGCATGACTTAGCCTTCACCACACACCATTACCTCTACCCATTCGAGCGAATAATAAGCAGGATCGCACCCATTGATATGGAGCAGCCAGAGGTAGATTACGGAGAGTTCAGATGGGTAGATTTCACAAATGCGGGGGGCTTAAATATGTTTTATACTGATTTTGGTTTCTTTAGTATATTCGCATTTGTGCTTTTGTTTGTTGCTTTCTTCAAGTCCTTTAGGTCCATACAAAAAGGTAGCCTAATAGCGCTTTGCCTTTACCCCAATCTGGTAACCGTAATATTAGAGTTAGCGAGGTTTGTGAATTTGTATAACACTCGTTTTTTTGTCCCACTAGTCATATTTATAATTATTTATACCTTATATAAATACTTAGTTTTACGCTTCCCCAAAGGAGGTCATGAGATACAATTAAACACAATTGAATAA
- a CDS encoding glycosyltransferase family 4 protein has product MNKLIINARFLTQNITGVQRFAIEVSKQLKQLVPASEICFVSPPNMLHKDLASELGVIVIGKHTGHLWEQLDLMQFLRSQGNPILVNLANSAPLFYSNNVVTIHDLAVFHNPKWFSLLYRTYYRFLTPIIVKAARLVFTVSDAVKEELIKKFKLAPGNVEVIYNAVSDRFQPVQTKSAKAEDKYILTVSSLDPRKNLRNLILGFTNSGVTDHSLYIIGGQSTAFAKTDLQDIIQQDSRIKLLGRVSDNELPDLYAHAKLFAYLSLYEGFGLPNIEAMAMGTPVLTSDIAATKEVCGEAACYVDPNDVNKISLSISNLLNDPELLSNLSERGLGKCKEYSWTTSATKLYHAITKF; this is encoded by the coding sequence TTGAATAAGCTTATCATTAACGCTAGATTTCTAACACAGAACATAACTGGTGTTCAGCGTTTTGCCATTGAGGTTTCGAAACAACTGAAGCAGCTTGTTCCAGCTTCAGAGATTTGCTTTGTATCTCCACCAAACATGCTGCACAAAGATTTAGCTTCTGAGCTAGGGGTTATTGTTATCGGGAAACACACAGGACACTTATGGGAGCAGCTCGATCTGATGCAATTCCTCCGCTCTCAGGGGAATCCGATCCTGGTCAATCTGGCGAACTCGGCTCCGCTGTTCTACAGCAACAATGTCGTTACTATTCATGATTTAGCTGTGTTTCACAACCCGAAGTGGTTCTCTCTTCTATACCGTACTTATTACCGTTTTCTAACTCCAATTATAGTAAAGGCTGCCAGGCTGGTTTTTACGGTTAGCGACGCAGTTAAGGAAGAGCTAATAAAAAAATTTAAATTAGCCCCCGGAAACGTTGAGGTTATATATAATGCCGTTTCCGATAGGTTTCAGCCTGTACAAACAAAGAGTGCAAAGGCAGAAGACAAATATATCTTGACGGTGAGTTCACTAGATCCCAGAAAAAATCTGCGGAACCTGATCTTAGGTTTTACAAATTCAGGTGTTACGGATCACAGCCTCTACATTATTGGCGGCCAAAGTACCGCTTTTGCCAAAACCGACCTACAAGACATCATTCAACAAGATAGCCGCATTAAGCTATTAGGAAGGGTATCCGATAATGAATTACCTGACTTATATGCTCATGCAAAGCTTTTTGCTTACCTGTCGCTTTATGAGGGCTTTGGCTTACCTAACATAGAGGCAATGGCTATGGGAACACCTGTGCTCACGTCCGATATTGCTGCCACTAAAGAGGTGTGTGGAGAAGCTGCTTGTTATGTAGATCCAAACGATGTCAATAAAATATCTTTAAGCATATCAAACCTCCTGAACGATCCCGAACTATTGAGTAACCTGTCTGAGAGGGGACTGGGAAAGTGTAAGGAGTATAGCTGGACAACCTCTGCAACGAAATTATATCATGCCATTACTAAATTTTAG
- the hisH gene encoding imidazole glycerol phosphate synthase subunit HisH has product MKHSTICIIDYGLGNSGSIQNMLKRVGYNCTITNRPEELNAADLLFLPGVGSFDDGMSNLEKLNLIPILEKKVLVEKTPLVGICLGMQLLLNGSEEGEKAGLGWVSGECKKFNFDANASRLRVPHMGWNLIHASQTDNSLLDIGAPELRYYFVHSYYAKLEDSSHELCSTNYGINFSSGIRKENIVGFQFHPEKSHKFGMLLFKNLVKQLTCVKS; this is encoded by the coding sequence ATGAAGCATTCAACAATCTGTATCATAGACTATGGTTTAGGTAATTCCGGTTCGATTCAAAACATGCTTAAGCGGGTTGGTTATAACTGTACTATCACCAATCGCCCTGAAGAATTAAATGCAGCCGACTTGCTCTTCCTGCCAGGTGTAGGTTCTTTCGATGATGGCATGAGCAATCTTGAGAAGCTGAACCTGATTCCTATTCTTGAAAAGAAGGTGCTGGTGGAGAAAACACCTCTCGTGGGAATTTGCTTAGGGATGCAGTTGCTTTTAAATGGCAGCGAAGAAGGAGAAAAGGCAGGCCTTGGGTGGGTATCGGGGGAATGTAAGAAGTTTAATTTTGATGCCAACGCCTCTCGCCTCCGTGTCCCGCATATGGGTTGGAACCTAATCCATGCCTCACAGACGGATAATTCACTTCTTGACATAGGGGCTCCGGAACTACGCTACTACTTCGTACATAGCTATTACGCTAAACTTGAAGATTCATCACATGAGCTATGCTCCACCAACTACGGCATTAACTTTAGTTCAGGCATCAGAAAAGAAAATATAGTTGGGTTCCAGTTTCATCCTGAGAAAAGCCATAAATTTGGGATGTTGCTTTTCAAGAACCTCGTAAAACAATTAACTTGTGTTAAAAGCTAG